The following proteins are co-located in the [Pasteurella] mairii genome:
- the fruA gene encoding PTS system fructose-specific transporter subunit IIBC, producing MNIYLTQSNQLGNAKAFLLQQVVSAAMKQQGNQVVNQAERADLAIVFGDSLPNHPQLVGKKVFLADAEQAFNAPEKLLSQALHQAQDYVLPNPVESAVNSAAISSNGVKNIVAVTACPTGVAHTFMSAEAISEYGKKQGWNVKVETRGQVGAGNPISPEEVAAADLVFVAADIDVDLSKFAGKPMYRTSTGLALKKTAQEFDKAFKEATIYSVSRAEKAKEENSGEKKGVYKHLMTGVSHMLPLVVAGGLLIAISFMFGIEAFKDANIAGGLPKALMDIGGGAAFHLMIAVFAGYVAFSIADRPGLAVGLTGGMLATSANAGILGGIIAGFLAGYVVKFLNNIIKLPASVNSLKAILILPLLGTAIVGLAMVYLINPPVAGIMTALSDWLSSMTGTNAVLLGIILGGMMCVDMGGPVNKAAYAFSVGMIASNVTLPMAAAMAGGMAPPIGMAIATWIARRKFNINQRNSGNTAFILGLCFISEGALPFVAADPIRVIVSSVIGGATAGAISAGLGITLNAPHGGLFVIPFVSQPLMYLLAIAVGSLVTGVIYGLIKPKLTEN from the coding sequence ATGAATATTTATCTTACTCAATCAAATCAATTAGGTAATGCTAAGGCCTTTTTGTTGCAACAAGTGGTTAGCGCAGCAATGAAACAGCAAGGCAATCAAGTGGTAAATCAAGCGGAGCGCGCCGATTTGGCGATTGTGTTCGGCGACAGTTTGCCGAATCATCCGCAGTTGGTCGGTAAAAAAGTCTTTTTAGCCGATGCGGAACAGGCGTTTAATGCGCCGGAAAAGCTATTGAGCCAAGCGCTTCATCAGGCGCAAGATTATGTGTTGCCAAATCCGGTTGAAAGTGCGGTCAATTCTGCGGCGATTTCCTCTAATGGCGTGAAAAATATCGTGGCGGTTACCGCTTGCCCAACCGGCGTGGCGCATACGTTTATGTCCGCCGAGGCGATTTCCGAATATGGCAAAAAACAAGGTTGGAACGTCAAAGTTGAAACGCGCGGGCAAGTGGGCGCCGGTAATCCGATTTCGCCGGAAGAAGTGGCAGCAGCGGATTTGGTGTTTGTGGCGGCGGATATTGATGTGGATTTAAGCAAATTTGCCGGCAAACCGATGTATCGGACTTCTACCGGGTTGGCGTTGAAAAAAACCGCGCAAGAATTCGATAAAGCCTTTAAGGAAGCCACAATTTACAGCGTTAGTCGCGCAGAAAAAGCCAAAGAAGAGAATAGCGGCGAGAAAAAAGGCGTGTACAAACATTTGATGACCGGTGTTTCTCATATGTTACCGTTGGTGGTAGCGGGCGGTTTGCTGATTGCCATTTCCTTTATGTTTGGGATCGAGGCATTTAAAGATGCTAATATTGCCGGCGGTTTGCCGAAAGCCTTAATGGATATTGGTGGCGGCGCGGCGTTCCATTTGATGATCGCTGTATTTGCAGGTTATGTGGCGTTTTCCATTGCGGATCGCCCAGGCTTGGCGGTTGGCTTGACTGGCGGTATGTTGGCAACTTCTGCCAATGCGGGGATTTTAGGCGGAATTATCGCCGGTTTCCTTGCCGGTTATGTAGTGAAATTTTTGAATAATATCATCAAGTTACCAGCTAGCGTCAATTCCTTGAAAGCGATTTTGATTTTGCCATTATTGGGGACCGCAATTGTCGGTTTGGCGATGGTGTATTTAATCAATCCACCGGTTGCCGGTATTATGACCGCACTTTCTGATTGGTTATCCTCCATGACCGGAACCAACGCAGTATTGTTGGGCATTATTTTAGGCGGCATGATGTGCGTGGATATGGGCGGACCGGTAAACAAAGCGGCGTATGCCTTTTCCGTTGGTATGATTGCTTCCAATGTGACCTTACCAATGGCAGCCGCAATGGCGGGCGGGATGGCCCCACCAATTGGAATGGCGATTGCCACATGGATTGCACGTCGTAAATTTAACATAAACCAACGCAACAGCGGCAACACCGCCTTTATCTTGGGCTTATGTTTTATTTCCGAGGGTGCCCTGCCATTTGTTGCCGCGGATCCAATTCGTGTGATTGTGTCCAGCGTAATTGGCGGTGCTACCGCTGGCGCGATTTCCGCCGGATTAGGCATCACCCTAAATGCACCTCATGGCGGTTTGTTTGTGATCCCGTTTGTTTCGCAACCGTTGATGTATTTACTTGCTATCGCGGTCGGATCGTTGGTCACCGGTGTGATTTATGGGTTAATTAAACCAAAACTTACGGAAAATTAA
- the ysxC gene encoding ribose biogenesis GTP-binding protein YsxC — MTEIKLNYHKTHFLTSAPNIRVLPEDSGIEIAFAGRSNAGKSTALNALTNQKNLARTSKTPGRTQLINLFEVEPQCKLVDLPGYGYAAVPEQMKIAWQKSLGEYLQKRECLAGLVVLMDIRHPLKDLDQQMIEWAVASQLPVLLLLTKADKLSQSARSKQVKMVREAILPLQGDIQVEAFSAQNKIGIDRLAQKLDQWFAPLFT, encoded by the coding sequence ATGACAGAAATTAAACTTAATTATCATAAAACCCATTTTTTAACTAGCGCGCCGAATATTCGGGTATTACCGGAAGACAGCGGGATTGAAATCGCCTTTGCGGGGCGTTCTAATGCGGGAAAATCAACCGCGTTAAATGCCTTGACCAACCAAAAAAACCTCGCGCGTACCTCAAAAACGCCGGGGCGAACGCAATTAATTAATTTGTTTGAAGTCGAGCCACAGTGTAAGTTGGTGGATTTGCCGGGTTATGGTTATGCCGCGGTGCCTGAACAGATGAAGATCGCGTGGCAAAAATCGCTAGGTGAATATTTGCAAAAACGCGAATGTTTAGCGGGCTTAGTGGTGTTGATGGATATTCGCCATCCGTTAAAAGATCTTGACCAGCAGATGATTGAATGGGCGGTAGCGTCGCAATTGCCCGTTTTATTATTACTGACTAAAGCCGATAAACTAAGCCAAAGTGCTAGAAGTAAGCAAGTGAAAATGGTGCGCGAGGCGATTTTACCATTGCAAGGTGATATTCAAGTGGAAGCTTTTTCCGCGCAAAATAAAATCGGCATTGACCGTCTTGCGCAGAAATTAGATCAATGGTTTGCGCCGTTATTTACATAA
- the trmL gene encoding putative tRNA/rRNA methyltransferase: MKSAVVFGEVLGLGDLWLAILALGGKICAIWMTEKIMLDIVLYEPEIPQNTGNIIRLCANTGFRLHLIEPLGFTWDDKRLRRSGLDYHEFAEIKKHKTFEAFLQTEKPTRLFALTTKGGPAHSQAQFALGDYLMFGPETRGIPMSILDTMPLEQKIRIPMTANSRSMNLSNAVAVTVYEAWRQLGYQDAVNLL, translated from the coding sequence ATGAAAAGTGCGGTGGTTTTTGGGGAGGTTTTGGGGCTGGGTGATTTGTGGCTTGCTATTTTGGCGTTAGGCGGTAAAATTTGTGCCATTTGGATGACAGAGAAAATTATGTTAGATATTGTGTTATATGAGCCGGAAATTCCGCAAAATACCGGGAATATTATTCGGTTATGTGCGAATACGGGATTTCGGTTGCATTTGATTGAGCCATTGGGATTTACTTGGGATGATAAACGGTTGCGTCGTTCTGGGTTGGATTATCATGAATTTGCCGAGATTAAAAAACATAAAACCTTTGAGGCGTTTTTGCAAACCGAGAAGCCGACGCGTTTGTTTGCGTTGACCACGAAAGGTGGACCGGCGCATAGTCAAGCCCAATTCGCGTTGGGGGATTATTTGATGTTTGGTCCGGAAACACGCGGTATTCCAATGTCGATTTTAGACACAATGCCATTGGAGCAAAAAATTCGTATCCCAATGACTGCTAATAGTCGTAGTATGAATTTGTCTAATGCGGTAGCAGTGACGGTTTATGAAGCCTGGCGCCAATTGGGTTATCAGGATGCTGTAAATTTACTTTAG